Proteins found in one Gordonia sp. PDNC005 genomic segment:
- the rlmB gene encoding 23S rRNA (guanosine(2251)-2'-O)-methyltransferase RlmB gives MAGNSQRKGAVRKDGSKKGQSVGSGGQRRRGLEGRGATPKAEDRVYHVAHKKAKATAKAAAGRPRNQRKSDDGGPEYVLGRNPVVECLRAKVPATALYVMTSIEADERVREAVQTAGDRGISILEVGKPELDRMSPNGLHQGLALQVPEYRYAHPDDLMADARASSRQPLIVALDNITDPRNLGAVIRSVAAFGGHGVLIPQRRSAGVTAVTWRTSAGAAARLPVAQAPNLTRTLVEWAKSGAQIVGLDAGGDVTLDEYDGTGPVVVVVGSEGKGLSRLVRETCDSILSVPMAGDVESLNASVAAGVVLAEFARQRRLA, from the coding sequence ATGGCCGGCAATTCGCAGCGTAAAGGCGCCGTCCGCAAGGACGGCAGCAAGAAGGGCCAGAGTGTCGGCTCCGGAGGGCAGCGGCGTCGTGGCCTGGAGGGACGCGGCGCGACCCCGAAGGCCGAGGACCGCGTGTACCACGTGGCGCACAAGAAGGCCAAGGCCACCGCGAAGGCGGCGGCCGGGCGTCCGCGAAATCAGCGGAAGTCCGACGACGGCGGTCCGGAGTACGTCCTCGGCCGCAATCCGGTCGTCGAATGCCTACGGGCGAAGGTTCCCGCGACGGCTCTGTACGTGATGACCTCGATCGAGGCCGATGAGCGAGTCCGTGAAGCCGTGCAGACCGCGGGAGACCGTGGCATCTCGATCCTCGAGGTCGGCAAACCCGAACTCGACCGTATGTCGCCGAACGGCCTGCACCAGGGTCTCGCCCTGCAGGTGCCCGAGTATCGGTACGCGCACCCAGACGATCTGATGGCCGATGCGCGCGCGTCGTCGCGACAGCCGCTGATCGTGGCGCTCGACAACATCACCGATCCCCGCAACCTCGGGGCCGTCATCCGTTCGGTCGCCGCGTTCGGCGGCCACGGTGTGCTGATTCCACAGCGCCGTAGTGCGGGTGTCACGGCGGTCACCTGGCGAACCAGCGCGGGTGCCGCGGCACGACTTCCCGTCGCACAAGCCCCGAATCTGACACGCACTCTTGTCGAGTGGGCGAAGTCGGGCGCGCAGATCGTCGGACTGGACGCCGGCGGCGACGTGACGCTCGACGAGTACGACGGCACCGGCCCGGTGGTCGTTGTGGTCGGATCGGAAGGCAAGGGGCTGTCCCGCCTCGTCCGTGAGACGTGTGATTCGATCCTGTCGGTCCCGATGGCAGGTGATGTGGAAAGTCTGAACGCATCGGTCGCGGCGGGAGTCGTTCTGGCGGAGTTCGCGCGCCAACGCCGGCTGGCATAG
- a CDS encoding phosphatase PAP2 family protein — MLYQSRLGILDRVRVLSKRRVELGVRGWSFVVGVLAAFVVVIQIVSLNFDIRGPVDLLAHDFVGRPGIGEIKMAGLILALVCMPARLRWWVLGGVLALEGVWNLQRLIVGDPGTIGNGILWGLVGTAVFAFWKLHGTEKAATLKAVGLGMMLIVMGRVGDAWLVLSTKANTTVLDEYVELADRALGSPSWAVGRVVTDSAFLTEVCSRVYVYLPVGAAVIAFFQLRNVARDGFPRHHIVRTFLIIGMIGPIVYFIFPVVGPTYAFGHELAGAGWQDVWPWVNPDITEPVAAPYSQFIARNCMPSLHTAWAMAIFLHGWRGSTASRIFGTFWLIATTGATLGFGFHYAVDVLAGAVFTLTLEAALTRPEIGWTRIRMGVVLMGAAMFAGLLALTRYAAMELATGGAAATALLLAPLVLTAAGFLLVERPELLSVEDRPGGPTLPGRRPKFFAQRSQI, encoded by the coding sequence GTGTTGTACCAGTCGCGGCTCGGGATTCTTGATCGCGTCCGCGTTCTGTCGAAGCGGCGCGTGGAACTCGGCGTGCGCGGATGGTCCTTCGTGGTCGGGGTTCTTGCGGCGTTTGTCGTCGTGATCCAGATCGTGTCGTTGAACTTCGACATCCGCGGTCCGGTAGACCTGCTCGCTCACGACTTCGTCGGACGGCCCGGCATCGGTGAGATCAAGATGGCCGGCCTGATCCTTGCTCTCGTCTGCATGCCCGCACGGCTGCGCTGGTGGGTCCTCGGGGGTGTTCTTGCGCTCGAAGGCGTCTGGAATCTGCAGCGGCTGATCGTCGGCGACCCGGGAACCATCGGAAACGGCATCCTCTGGGGTCTGGTCGGGACGGCCGTGTTCGCGTTCTGGAAGCTCCACGGCACCGAGAAGGCCGCCACGCTCAAAGCCGTCGGCCTCGGAATGATGCTCATCGTCATGGGCCGCGTGGGCGACGCCTGGCTCGTCCTGTCGACGAAGGCGAACACCACCGTGCTCGACGAGTACGTCGAACTCGCGGACCGTGCGCTCGGCTCGCCGTCCTGGGCGGTCGGACGAGTGGTCACCGACAGTGCCTTCCTCACCGAAGTGTGCAGCCGCGTGTACGTCTACCTGCCGGTCGGCGCCGCGGTGATCGCGTTCTTCCAACTGCGGAACGTCGCTCGCGACGGCTTCCCACGACACCACATCGTGCGGACCTTCCTGATCATTGGCATGATCGGTCCGATCGTCTACTTCATCTTCCCGGTCGTCGGCCCGACCTATGCGTTCGGACATGAGCTGGCGGGCGCGGGCTGGCAAGACGTGTGGCCGTGGGTCAACCCCGACATCACCGAGCCCGTCGCCGCCCCCTACAGCCAGTTCATCGCTCGGAACTGCATGCCGAGTCTGCACACCGCGTGGGCGATGGCGATCTTCCTGCACGGCTGGCGGGGATCCACCGCGTCACGGATCTTCGGAACGTTCTGGTTGATCGCGACCACGGGCGCTACTCTCGGGTTCGGATTCCACTACGCCGTCGACGTTCTCGCGGGCGCTGTCTTCACCTTGACCTTGGAGGCCGCACTCACGCGCCCTGAGATCGGATGGACCAGAATCCGGATGGGCGTGGTCTTGATGGGTGCCGCGATGTTCGCGGGCCTCCTCGCGTTGACGCGATACGCCGCGATGGAGCTCGCGACGGGTGGGGCGGCTGCGACTGCACTTCTACTCGCGCCCCTGGTGCTGACCGCGGCGGGCTTCCTCCTCGTGGAACGGCCGGAACTGCTGTCCGTCGAAGACCGCCCCGGCGGGCCGACGCTTCCCGGTCGTCGCCCGAAATTCTTCGCGCAGCGTTCTCAGATCTGA
- the rarD gene encoding EamA family transporter RarD, with protein sequence MRSESSKGLAAGLLAYGTWGLFPLFFDALRPTGAWEILAHRIVWTLLLCLVVLLVMRDWRWIADLRGQWRLLAGVSIAAVLIAINWVVYVAAVTSGHTSDAALGYFLNPLVTVALGVVVLRERLRPLQWAAVGVGVVAGLYLSIAGGHFPTTSLALAGSFALYGLAKKKVGAHLSALRGLTLETAVLTPAAVVILGLVGMSGSGLDFGRHGTVHTALLCLSGVATAVPLLLFASAARRIPLVTIGLIQFITPVIQLLCAVTVLGEHLPTQRWIGFGIVWAALILLSIDSAMAIRAARTPQI encoded by the coding sequence CGTCGAAGGGGCTGGCCGCGGGGCTTCTGGCGTACGGGACATGGGGATTGTTCCCCCTGTTCTTCGATGCACTGCGCCCGACCGGAGCCTGGGAGATCCTGGCTCACCGAATCGTCTGGACGCTGCTGCTGTGCCTGGTCGTCCTACTCGTGATGAGGGATTGGCGTTGGATCGCCGACCTCCGCGGACAGTGGCGGCTGCTGGCCGGCGTGAGCATCGCGGCCGTGCTGATCGCGATCAATTGGGTCGTCTACGTCGCAGCGGTGACCTCTGGCCACACCAGCGACGCCGCACTGGGCTACTTCCTCAATCCACTCGTCACCGTGGCACTCGGAGTGGTGGTTCTGCGCGAACGACTACGCCCGCTGCAGTGGGCCGCGGTAGGCGTCGGTGTGGTGGCCGGCCTGTACCTGTCGATCGCGGGTGGCCACTTCCCCACGACGTCCCTCGCCCTGGCCGGCTCGTTTGCGCTGTACGGACTGGCCAAGAAGAAGGTCGGGGCGCACTTGTCGGCGCTGCGTGGACTCACGTTGGAGACCGCCGTCTTGACTCCCGCCGCCGTGGTGATCCTCGGGCTGGTGGGAATGTCCGGATCGGGCCTCGACTTCGGGCGGCATGGGACGGTGCACACGGCCCTGCTCTGCCTGTCCGGCGTTGCGACCGCCGTTCCATTGCTGCTGTTCGCCTCGGCGGCACGGCGCATTCCGCTCGTGACGATCGGGCTGATCCAGTTCATCACACCGGTCATCCAACTGCTGTGCGCCGTCACGGTGCTCGGCGAGCATCTGCCCACTCAGCGTTGGATCGGTTTCGGCATCGTGTGGGCCGCGCTGATCCTGCTGTCGATCGACAGCGCCATGGCCATCCGGGCCGCGCGCACGCCTCAGATCTGA